The genomic region GATAAAATGTAATCGATTTAACTTCTGAGTAGTCAGATATTGAAAAGTGGAAATTTGGATGAAAACGAATAGAAGCTTTTTAAAAAAGAGAAGGGTTGTTCATTATGGACAACCCTTCTTGATTTATGATTTTAGCTCTAAGATTAGCCCATATTCATAGGCCATTTTTATGGCAGAACTCAGATTTGAAGCTTTAAATTTCTCAATTAAATTCTTTCGATGGCTCTCTACCGTGTGGTGACTGATAAACAGTTTGTCTGCAATTTGAATGGTCGTTAATCCCATTGCCGCCTCGACTAAAATTTCTCTTTCACGTCGTGTCAGTTTCGGGACGCTCTTCAACTCGCTCTGATTTTTTTTATCGACAATACTCTTGGTTTGAGAGCACATAAAACGCTTTCCATTCAGAATGTGCTGAATACCCAATAGAATTTCATCAATGGAGGAGTTCTTCTGTATATAGCCTTCTGCACCCTCTTGGAAAGCTGAATTGATAACCGCATATTCGTTATGCACACTAATAATGATAATGTGCATAGCTGGATAGCTTGCTCGTAAAGGACTGATCAGCTCTAAACTATTCGTGTCCGATAGGTTGATATCCAATAATAGAATATCAATCTTTTCATGCTTCAATGCAGCCTGCAACGCCTCAGCGTTGGGATAACATCCTACCACGGTTAAAT from Sphingobacterium sp. BN32 harbors:
- a CDS encoding response regulator transcription factor codes for the protein MINIAIADDHPLLLEGLRNILSKEEDLTVVGCYPNAEALQAALKHEKIDILLLDINLSDTNSLELISPLRASYPAMHIIIISVHNEYAVINSAFQEGAEGYIQKNSSIDEILLGIQHILNGKRFMCSQTKSIVDKKNQSELKSVPKLTRREREILVEAAMGLTTIQIADKLFISHHTVESHRKNLIEKFKASNLSSAIKMAYEYGLILELKS